The following are from one region of the Escherichia sp. E4742 genome:
- the trpA gene encoding tryptophan synthase subunit alpha gives MERYESLFAQLKERKEGAFVPFVTLGDPGIEQSLKIIDTLIEAGADALELGIPFSDPLADGPTIQNATLRAFAAGVTPAQCFEMLALIRQKHPTIPVGLLMYANLVFNKGIDEFYAQCEKVGVDSVLVADVPVEESAPFRQAALRHNVAPIFICPPNADDDLLRQIASYGRGYTYLLSRAGVTGAENRAALPLNHLVTKLKEYNAAPPLQGFGISAPEQVKAAIDAGAAGAISGSAIVKIIEQHISQPEKMLEALKDFVRPMKAATRS, from the coding sequence ATGGAACGCTACGAATCTCTGTTTGCCCAGTTGAAGGAGCGCAAAGAAGGCGCATTTGTTCCTTTCGTCACACTCGGTGATCCGGGCATTGAGCAGTCGCTGAAAATTATCGATACGTTGATCGAAGCTGGTGCTGATGCATTGGAGTTAGGCATCCCCTTCTCCGACCCACTCGCGGATGGCCCGACGATTCAAAACGCGACTCTGCGCGCCTTCGCGGCAGGTGTTACTCCCGCACAGTGCTTTGAAATGCTGGCGCTGATTCGCCAGAAGCACCCAACGATTCCTGTCGGCCTTCTGATGTACGCCAATCTGGTGTTTAACAAAGGCATTGATGAGTTTTACGCTCAATGTGAAAAAGTCGGCGTCGATTCGGTGCTGGTTGCCGACGTGCCAGTGGAAGAGTCTGCGCCCTTCCGTCAGGCAGCGTTGCGCCATAATGTCGCACCTATCTTTATCTGCCCGCCGAATGCCGACGATGATTTGCTGCGCCAGATTGCCTCTTACGGTCGTGGTTACACCTACTTGCTGTCACGTGCAGGCGTGACCGGTGCGGAAAACCGCGCGGCATTACCGCTCAATCATCTGGTCACGAAGCTGAAAGAGTACAACGCTGCGCCTCCGTTACAAGGGTTTGGTATCTCTGCCCCGGAACAGGTAAAAGCAGCGATTGATGCAGGAGCTGCGGGAGCCATTTCTGGGTCAGCAATTGTGAAAATCATCGAGCAACACATTAGTCAGCCAGAGAAAATGCTGGAAGCACTGAAAGAT
- the trpB gene encoding tryptophan synthase subunit beta, translating to MTTLLNPYFGEFGGMYVPQILMPALRQLEEAFVSAQKDPEFQAQFNDLLKNYAGRPTALTKCQNITAGTNTTLYLKREDLLHGGAHKTNQVLGQALLAKRMGKTEIIAETGAGQHGVASALASALLGLKCRIYMGAKDVERQSPNVFRMRLMGAEVIPVHSGSATLKDACNEALRDWSGSYETAHYMLGTAAGPHPYPTIVREFQRMIGEETKAQILEREGRLPDAVIACVGGGSNAIGMFADFINETNVGLIGVEPGGHGIETGEHGAPLKHGRVGIYFGMKAPMMQTEDGQIEESYSISAGLDFPSVGPQHAYLNSIGRADYVSITDDEALETFKTLCLHEGIIPALESSHALAHALKMMRENPEKEQLLVVNLSGRGDKDIFTVHDILKARGEI from the coding sequence ATGACAACATTACTTAACCCGTATTTTGGTGAGTTTGGCGGCATGTACGTGCCACAAATCCTGATGCCTGCTCTGCGCCAGCTGGAAGAAGCTTTTGTCAGCGCGCAAAAAGATCCTGAATTTCAGGCCCAGTTCAACGACCTGCTGAAAAACTATGCCGGGCGCCCAACCGCGCTGACCAAATGCCAGAACATTACAGCCGGGACGAACACCACGCTGTATCTGAAGCGCGAAGATTTGCTGCACGGCGGCGCGCATAAAACCAACCAGGTGCTGGGCCAGGCTTTACTGGCGAAGCGGATGGGTAAAACCGAAATCATCGCCGAAACCGGTGCCGGTCAGCATGGCGTGGCCTCGGCACTTGCCAGCGCCCTGCTCGGCCTGAAATGCCGTATTTACATGGGTGCCAAAGACGTTGAACGCCAGTCGCCTAACGTTTTTCGTATGCGCTTAATGGGTGCGGAAGTGATCCCGGTGCATAGCGGTTCCGCGACGCTGAAAGATGCCTGTAACGAGGCGCTGCGCGACTGGTCCGGTAGTTACGAAACCGCGCACTATATGCTGGGTACCGCAGCTGGCCCGCATCCTTACCCGACCATTGTGCGTGAGTTTCAGCGGATGATTGGCGAAGAAACTAAAGCTCAGATTCTGGAAAGAGAAGGTCGCCTGCCGGATGCCGTTATCGCCTGCGTTGGCGGCGGTTCAAATGCCATCGGTATGTTTGCTGATTTCATCAACGAAACCAACGTCGGCCTGATTGGCGTGGAGCCTGGCGGTCACGGCATCGAAACCGGCGAGCACGGCGCTCCGTTAAAACACGGTCGCGTGGGGATCTATTTCGGTATGAAAGCACCGATGATGCAAACTGAAGACGGGCAAATTGAGGAATCTTATTCGATTTCTGCCGGGCTGGATTTCCCGTCCGTCGGCCCACAACACGCGTATCTCAACAGCATTGGACGCGCTGATTATGTGTCAATTACCGATGATGAAGCACTTGAAACATTTAAAACGCTGTGCCTGCATGAAGGGATTATCCCGGCGCTGGAATCCTCCCACGCGCTGGCCCATGCCCTGAAAATGATGCGCGAAAACCCGGAAAAAGAGCAGTTGCTGGTGGTTAACCTTTCCGGTCGCGGCGATAAAGACATCTTCACCGTTCACGATATTTTGAAAGCACGAGGGGAAATCTGA
- the trpCF gene encoding bifunctional indole-3-glycerol-phosphate synthase TrpC/phosphoribosylanthranilate isomerase TrpF — MMQTVLAKIVADKAIWVEARKQQQPLASFQNEVQPSTRHFYDALQGARTVFILECKKASPSKGVIRDDFDPARIATVYRNYASAISVLTDEKYFQGSFDFLPIVSQISPQPILCKDFIIDPYQIYLARYYQADACLLMLSVLDDEQYRQLAAVAHSLKIGVLTEVSNEEELERAIALGAKVVGINNRDLRDLSIDLNRTRELAPKLGHNVTVISESGINTYAQVRELSHFANGFLIGSALMAHDDLNAAVRRVLLGENKVCGLTRPQDARAAYDVGAIYGGLIFVTTSPRCVSVEQAQEVMAAAPLQYVGVFRNHDIADVVDKANALSLAAVQLHGNEDQQYIDTLREALPAHVAIWKALSVGETLPARDFQYVDKYVFDNGQGGSGQRFDWSLLNGQSLGNVLLAGGLGADNCVEAAQTGCAGLDFNSAVESQPGIKDARLLASVFQTLRAY, encoded by the coding sequence ATGATGCAAACCGTTTTAGCGAAAATCGTCGCAGACAAGGCGATTTGGGTAGAAGCCCGCAAACAGCAGCAACCGCTGGCCAGTTTTCAGAATGAGGTTCAGCCGAGCACGCGACATTTTTATGATGCGCTACAGGGTGCACGTACCGTGTTTATTCTCGAGTGCAAGAAAGCGTCGCCGTCAAAAGGCGTGATCCGTGATGATTTCGATCCGGCACGCATTGCAACCGTTTACAGAAATTATGCTTCGGCAATTTCGGTGCTGACCGATGAGAAATATTTCCAGGGGAGCTTTGATTTCCTCCCCATCGTCAGCCAAATCTCCCCCCAGCCGATTTTATGTAAAGACTTCATTATCGACCCTTACCAGATCTATCTGGCGCGCTATTACCAGGCCGATGCCTGCTTATTAATGCTGTCGGTTCTGGACGATGAACAATATCGCCAGCTTGCTGCTGTCGCCCATAGTTTGAAGATAGGTGTGCTGACCGAAGTCAGTAATGAAGAGGAGCTGGAGCGCGCCATTGCATTGGGGGCAAAGGTCGTTGGCATCAACAACCGCGATCTGCGTGATTTGTCGATTGATCTCAACCGTACCCGCGAGCTTGCGCCGAAACTGGGGCACAACGTGACGGTAATCAGCGAATCCGGCATCAATACTTACGCTCAGGTACGTGAGTTAAGCCACTTCGCTAACGGCTTTTTAATTGGTTCGGCGTTGATGGCCCATGACGATTTGAACGCCGCCGTGCGCCGGGTGTTGCTGGGTGAGAATAAAGTGTGTGGCCTGACTCGCCCACAAGATGCCAGAGCCGCTTATGACGTAGGCGCGATTTACGGTGGATTGATATTTGTTACAACGTCACCGCGTTGCGTCAGCGTTGAACAGGCGCAGGAAGTGATGGCTGCGGCACCGTTGCAATACGTTGGTGTGTTCCGCAATCACGATATTGCCGATGTGGTGGACAAAGCTAACGCGTTATCGCTGGCGGCAGTACAACTGCATGGTAATGAAGATCAGCAATATATCGATACGCTGCGTGAAGCTCTGCCAGCACACGTTGCCATCTGGAAAGCATTGAGCGTCGGTGAAACTCTTCCCGCGCGCGATTTTCAGTACGTCGATAAATATGTTTTCGACAACGGCCAGGGTGGAAGCGGGCAACGTTTCGACTGGTCACTATTAAATGGTCAATCGCTTGGCAACGTTCTGCTGGCGGGGGGCTTAGGCGCAGATAACTGCGTGGAAGCGGCACAAACCGGCTGCGCCGGACTTGATTTTAATTCTGCTGTAGAGTCGCAACCGGGCATTAAAGACGCACGCCTTTTGGCCTCGGTTTTCCAGACGCTGCGCGCATATTAA